In a single window of the Pseudochaenichthys georgianus chromosome 16, fPseGeo1.2, whole genome shotgun sequence genome:
- the LOC139435442 gene encoding uncharacterized protein — protein MAHGFNRLSDWLFLRDLKRIRGWSRSLMKSSLQVTTSDFYIKNISHFLKYMADTPCKGSRLSQTDMILIKREVVAILKSLKRKVLIHQMQVKRDKMEGLPSHNDLMTCLTSTTTRIPQLLDVMASNPTTATRTLLYGYMTLHWSCIYGHRPGVYSNMTNAEVRKADTTGTAFGYLVHVSNHKTANAFGEAQLYLTVEEFGWMKRWLEIKGTLTCTQSRYFLYTEGKNPFRKLAYSLRLAWADVGLRSPINFTDLRTVHADNAKRFQDKGNRQRVSDFMCHNTATADKFYANNPSLKEAADIRLLFTESLQAAAAASTAAAAAGNEDTFAGIDIDSDNSGEEHSPAPYQDSLPRHVPKRDQSLAEHNPSDMGEERVPYSAPTSPTVASDQLVNMQCVVVISPLVNTLYPV, from the exons atggcacacggtttcaatcgcctgtctgactggctctttttgagggatctcaagaggatacgcgggtggtcccggagcctgatgaagtcaagccttcaggtcacgacctccgacttctacatcaagaatatatcacactttctcaagtacatggccgacacaccgtgcaaggggagcaggctcagccaaacggacatgattttaatcaaacgggaagtagttgccatcctgaagtccctgaagagaaaagtacttatccaccagatgcaagtgaagcgtgacaagatggaaggtctgccgagccacaacgacctaatgacatgcttgacttcgaccaccactcgcatccctcagctcctggatgtgatggccagcaatccgactaccgcgacccggacactgctctatgggtatatgactcttcattggagctgcatttatggccaccgtccgggggtctactccaacatgaccaacgccgaggtccgaaaggcggatacaactggcactgccttcggctacctggttcat gtaagtaaccacaagacggccaacgcgttcggggaggcgcagctgtacctcaccgtagaagaatttggatggatgaagaggtggctggaaattaagggtacgctgacctgcacccagagccgttactttctgtacacagaggggaagaacccgttcaggaagcttgcctactccctgaggttggcatgggctgatgtggggctccgcagtcccattaacttcaccgacctccgcacagtccacgccgataatgcgaagaggtttcaagacaaaggcaaccgccaaagagtgagtgatttcatgtgtcacaacactgcaactgcggacaaattctacgcgaataatccttctttgaaggaggctgcggacattcggttgctcttcacagagtcacttcaagcagcggcggcggcatcgacagcagcagcagcagcaggaaatgaagacacttttgcgggtattgacatcgacagtgacaactctggagaggagcacagcccggctccctaccaagactccctaccaagacatgtcccgaagagggaccagtcactggccgaacacaacccctcagacatgggtgaagagagggtgccatactctgccccaacttcacccactgttgccagtgatcaacttgtaaatatgcagtgtgttgttgtaatcagtccccttgtaaatacgttatatcctgtttga